From the genome of Nitrospiria bacterium:
AATACTACAATTAACCTCATCTCTCTGATCCAGCACATTAATTACCCTTGCATGATTTGCAATCACCCTTTCCCACATTATGTATAAGGCATGCAAAAACGTTAGAATTGCATATTGTACAAGGGCCAAATGGACCCATTAAATAAGTTGTTGCATTGGTTATCCAAGATGAAAAATTACATTGATGTAATTCATAACAATGATCATGTGTAACACAGCATTGTTTCGTGCAAGGGTTGCGATTAAATTTTCCGGCTGGCCACGAGCATTCTTGATCCTGCCTCCCAAACCCCGGAGCAAAATTTCCGCTCGAGTGAGTAGCAACCATCAATAGACCCGTCGGGTCAATCCGGTCAATTGGATTGTCCCCAACATACGCGTATGGATGAAGCATTTCAGGGCGCTTGATTAGACGCGGAACCATCAATTCCATTGGGCCGTTAGGAGAAGAAATAAAGCCCCCCAAGAGTGGATCTTCACTCAAAAACCTATGTAAGTTTGGATTGTAATACCTTGCACGATAGTAATATAATCCCGTGCCATCATTTTCGCGTCCCGTAAACTGGAATGAGTTAGAGCTGGTTGTGCCAGTTGCAGTGGTTTTTCCAAATGGTTCATAGGTGTACTCGGTTTGCACGGTACCGGAGGTGTCGGTCAAGGCCAATGTAGAGCCCAGTCCATCGGTGAAGAACGATTGGGTTCCCGCGCTGTCTGTTCGTGTCAAGAATTCATCCATACCCAAGCCCGTTATCAGGTTGGCGGTTGGCGTTGTTCCGGAAAGTTCCTGTACAGGGTTCTGACCGTCGTATAAATA
Proteins encoded in this window:
- a CDS encoding RHS repeat-associated core domain-containing protein, translated to NGNLTNDGSNIYTWDARDRLASMAGASFEYDAVGRRITKTISGVPTSYLYDGQNPVQELSGTTPTANLITGLGMDEFLTRTDSAGTQSFFTDGLGSTLALTDTSGTVQTEYTYEPFGKTTATGTTSSNSFQFTGRENDGTGLYYYRARYYNPNLHRFLSEDPLLGGFISSPNGPMELMVPRLIKRPEMLHPYAYVGDNPIDRIDPTGLLMVATHSSGNFAPGFGRQDQECSWPAGKFNRNPCTKQCCVTHDHCYELHQCNFSSWITNATTYLMGPFGPCTICNSNVFACLIHNVGKGDCKSCKGN